The DNA window CCGTATCCAGACCTCGGCCTTTGCAGCTTGAAACTGAAATCCTCTATTTGTAGATAAAGCCAATGAAAACAATTTATAAAGATGGTTCAGTGGAGATTTTCAAGGCcattttaaaagatttataCGTTCATGATACATTAAAACAGCTGAGGCCAGTACTTAAACAAGGCTTCATGTAATATAACTGTTCTATGGAGTCAGTGACTGAAATACCCTGTTCTTCATACAGCACAGAGGTGACAGAGAGTTTGTGAGATCATAttactttattctatttctcCTGAATCATTGGCTGCTGCTGGAATTGTCTCCAAATGGTCTGTTGAGACTATCTCAGAAGCATTGAATCAACTgtggctttttaaaaacataattttgtcATCTTTGGCCAATTTCCCCTATGAGATTCTCTACGAGATTCAAAACTAAAACCTCCATTTACGAGGCTACTTTATGTACCCAGGGGTCACATCTCGTCTTTCATTTGTGGTTTCATGAAACAATCTCCCTGCTCCTGAGGACAATCTACAGGCCTCAGTGTGGACGGTTTGTGTTGGAACTGctttcttttaaaagaaatagtCCCTGTGAAAGCTGTTCGCAGCAAGAGACGTCGTTAAGTTTTTGTAAGGACACACTGATGTTGAGATTTTAAGTGTTTTGAGCAGAAAAAGCCAAACTCCAGTCACCTCAATGGTACTTAGATGGAATCAGATTGTGCTCATGTGATTTGGGTGAACTGAACCTTTAGCATAAATATCAAAATGTCTGAAATGAATATTCTGAAGTGTAGCGGAAACCCCGTTCAGTTTATGTTCACATGCCTTGGTGCAGGATCTGGATGAGCAGCCTCAGCAGCATgttcttgcccccccccctgcactgaCAAACACAGGACTTCCGGGTCTGGGGCTCGTTCCCGGTCCAGTGGTTATATAAGCCACTGCACCTAGATAGACTCTTCAGACTTGACTCACGTCCAAGGTACAAGCTGCTCCAGCCAACGTCTGGGAGTGTCCGacgtatgcgtgtgtgtgcaagtcCAGGGTGTCTGGATAACGCTGCTGAGCAAAGAGTAAAACTCCCGCAAAAATGTGATTGCTTTGTTTTTCCTAACGcttgaaaaaaagaacatcTCCACTGCTTTGAATTAAGTGTCAATATGTTCAAATAAAGTGGGAATTTGTATCTTTTAAGTTGGAGGATTTTAAAAATATCTGTAGGTGAAAATAGAATAGCACTaatgtaaaaatacacagaaaataaCGTGAGACTAATTATATGTTCTGTCGTGATCCCATGCAGATCTATTGTCAGACCTTATAGGGGATCTTAGCTACTGGTTGAGGCCACGTGCGCTCTATATTACTTTGCATTTCCATATGTGGAAATGAAAAGGACCCACTGCCAGAAACCTTGTCACCATCAAAAATTTACCCAATGTAGTTTTACTGTTTAACCCTGTATAGTGTTTTTAATACCAATCAGCATCAGATAAAGTTGATTATAAAGACAGTTGTTAACTTGTGTTGAAGACGCAGCCCACCAGCTTCACAGCAGTTACTGTAAAGCTCAAAAACCACAAAACGATAAGAGttccttttactttttttatttgacatttgcaGGTGTTTACCACAGTACATCAGCCATTGGGTGAATTGCATGAACTACCACATTCATTTGCTGTTTCCGACTGAATGTACTGGACGGACTCAGGTTTGtgcaagtgaaataaaatatataaaaacagtatGGTGACTTTAAAACAGATGTTTACAGTAAACAAGTCAGTGATCGTGCTCTTTGTAGGCGAAGGAGCAGCTGCGATGTGAACATGATGTGAAAAGAACTTGATGTGCGTTCTTTTGATATCATGTCAGTAGTGTATGATGGGATGTCAGTGCACTGGATGGTGTTTTGAGGCTGAACCGTCACAATGTAAAACATGGGGTTTTCTAGGATGTTGATGAAAAGCCTCTGTTGTGTGTTGGGGCTCATCCACTCGAAGCTACTCGGACAAAGGGTACGAACTACTGGTTGCTATCAGACAGGACACCACTGCCAGGGCTGCCGCCTCGATGGAGAACAGGTGGTGGTCCTCCACGTCGGGGCAGCAGGTCCTCATGAACTGGGCCAACCGGAGCAGGTACTCCAGGTTGTGGCCCGTCTTACCGCGGCTCGTGGCGATCAGGGCGCCGATCTCTTCAGGGCTGGCTGGCCCCAGGTACAGGGCGTTCTCGGTGGTGGCGATGTATACCAGCGCCTGGACCGGCGGCTGGTTCTCCCCCTGAGGGAAGAAGTCCACCATCATGGTGGCGTAGCCACCGCAGACGGTCTCACGCACGTTCAGGTACTTCAGAGATTCCTCGACCTGGGAGCCGGTGACCTCGAACGCCACGCCCCATGTGCTCTCctgtggaaacagacaggaaacatgtTAAGTcaagtcagagaggaggagaattcTTCAGGGTGGAATGTCCCCCTGCGGTTTAAGGGTGTTTTGAACCAATAGGAAACAAGTGTTCCACTTACGTCATCGTCTTCGATCAGCGTCACTACTCTTCCGggctgcagagggagaggaag is part of the Limanda limanda chromosome 18, fLimLim1.1, whole genome shotgun sequence genome and encodes:
- the chac1 gene encoding glutathione-specific gamma-glutamylcyclotransferase 1; this encodes MKPQDIVAGKSSSLSSLWIFGYGSLVWKPDFKFRRSEVGYIRGYKRRFWHGDNFHRGSDELPGRVVTLIEDDDESTWGVAFEVTGSQVEESLKYLNVRETVCGGYATMMVDFFPQGENQPPVQALVYIATTENALYLGPASPEEIGALIATSRGKTGHNLEYLLRLAQFMRTCCPDVEDHHLFSIEAAALAVVSCLIATSSSYPLSE